The Dietzia sp. ANT_WB102 region GCCGTTCCCCGAGATCGATGCCGACCCGTACCAGCTCACCCTGCCCGGGTACGGCTTCTACTGGCTCGAGTTGCGCAGCCCGGAGGAGGGACCCTAGATGACCGGACCCGACACGTCGATCCGCGCGGTCGACGACGAGATCCTGACTCGGCTACTCGCCGAGTGGCTCCCCGAACAGCGGTGGTTCGCCGGAAAGGGTCTCGAACTCACCGGCGTGCGGATCGCCCGGAGAGTGGTGTTCCTGGACGAGCCGGAGGTGCTGGTCGAGCATCTGCTGGTGGATCTTGAGGTGGACGGGCGGCCCCAGCGGTACCAGGTGCCGATCGCGACCGCGCTTGAACTGCCTGGTGACCGGCGCGCGTTCCCGCTGACCCCGGAGGGCGCGTCGCCGGTGGTCTACGACGGGCTGCGCGATCCCCGCGGCACCGAGTCCCTGCTCCGCCACCTGGGCGGTCAACACGAGGTGGGCGGGCTGAGGTTCCGGTTGGTCGCCGGCGCCACGCTTCCCGAACCGACGTGGGGGCGCCTGCTGGAGGGCGAGCAGTCCAACTCGTCGCTGGTGTTCGGCGACGACCTCATGGTCAAGGTGTTCCGGCTGATCCAGCCGGGCGTGAACCCGGACGTGGAACTCCACGCCGCGCTGGCCGACCGGGAGTGCCCGTCGGTGGCGCCGCTGCGGGGCTGGGTGGAGTTGGACGACGACGAGGGCGTCGACACCGGAACCGGGCCCACCACACTCGCCATGGCCCAGGAGTTCATGGCGGGCGCGGCTGACGGGTGGGCGATGGCCACGGCGAGCGTCCGCGACCTGTTCGCCGAGGCCGACCTGCTGGCAGAGGAGGTCGGCACGGACTTCGCCGACGAGTCGTTCCGGCTCGGAGCGGCCGTGGCGCAGGTGCACGAGGACTTGGCCGCGGCGACCGGGGTGAGCACTCGCGACGGCACCGACCTGGTGGCGTCGATGCGGGCGCGCCTGGACTCGGCGGTGGCGGAGGTGCCGGAGCTGGCGGGGTACGTCGACGCGGCCCGCGCGGTGTTCGACGAGGTCGCCGGGTCGGGCGCGGTGCGGGTGCATCGCGTCCACGGTGACCTCCACCTCGGGCAGACACTGCGGGTGCCGGACCGGTGGATCGTCATCGACTTCGAGGGTGAGCCGGCCGCGCCGCTTGCCGAGCGGCGGGTGCCGGACTCCCCTGCCCGTGACGTAGCCGGAATCCTGCGCAGCCTCGACTATGCGGCGCAGCACACCCTGGTCGGGGTCGAGGACCGGCAACTGCGGTTCCGGGCCCGCGAGTGGCGCGATCGCAACGTCGACGCCTTCTGCCGGGGGTACGCCGAGGTCAGTGACTACGACCCGCGTGACACCGGCGCGTTGCTGCGGGCGTACACGCTCGACAAGGCGCTCTACGAGGTGGTGTACGAGACGCGGAACCGGCCCGGGTGGGTTGCGGTGCCGATGGGCGCGGTCGAGCGCATCCTCACCGCCGGCTAACCGGGCCCGGCCGGGCCCGCTGCTGCGGGCCCGGCCGGGCGGGTGGACGCCAGAGCGACGTGGTGGAAGGTCAGTTGCTCGAGATCCGGTCCTTGGCCCACTTGTAGTCGGCCTTGCCCGCGGGCGAGCGGCGGATCTCGGGGACGTCAACGATCACCTTGGGGACCTTGTAGTTCGCCAGGGACTCGCGCAGGAACTCCGTGAGCTCCTCCTCCTCTGCCGACATGCCCTCGCGGAACGACACGACCGCGGCGACCTTCTGACCGTAACGCTCGTCGGGGGCGCCGGCGACCAGCGCGTCGTGGACGGCCGGGTGCGCCTTGAGTGCCTGCTCGACCTCTTCCGGGAACACCTTCTCGCCACCGGTGTTGATGCAGCCCGAGCCGCGGCCCAGGAAGACGATGGTGCCGTCCTCGCGGATCCGGCCCATATCGCCGAGCACCGACACGCGGTGTCCGTCGACGACCGGGAAGGTCTTGGCGGACTTCTCCGGGTCGTTCCAGTACCCCACCGGAACGTGGCCGCGGCGGACGATGTAGCCGATTTCGTCGGAACCGGGCGCGATCGGCTTGTTCGACTCGTCGATCAGTCCCAGCCGGGGGCCGGGCGGAAGGAGCATCTCGCCCTCTTCGTTCAAGCTCATCTCGCCGTCGTTACCGGACTCGGAGGCACCGAAGTTGTCACGGATGATCATGTTCGGGAACTCCGCGACCACCCGATCCCGCGAGGTCTTGGACCAGATGCCGCCGCCGGAGGCGACCATGAACAGCGAGCTGAAGTCCTTGGTCTTCTTGGCCTCGAGGAGCGCGTCGGTGATCGGGACCGCCATGCCGTCGCCGACGAACATCAGCAGCTGGGCCTTGTAGTCGGCGGTCGCGTCCACGATCACCTGCGCGTCGAAGTCGCGGAACATGATCAGGTGGCCACCCAGGTTGACAAACGTCAGCAGGGTGAACAGGCCGGCGCCGTGCATCAGCGGGGCCGACATGACGATCTTGAAGCCGCCGTCGGGCGAGACGTTGTCGGCGACCTCCTGCGGGCTGTGCCGCTTGTCGCCGTAGGGGTTACCCCCGGACAAGCAGGCGTAGTAGTAGTCCGACATGTGCCACTGGACGCCCTTGGGGAATCCAGTGGTCCCGCCGGTGTAGACGATCCAGTGGTCGTCACCGCGGGCCGGCTCGAAGCCGCGCTCCGCGGACTGCTTCGGCAGCTCGGC contains the following coding sequences:
- a CDS encoding AMP-binding protein produces the protein MTDAAAAQSTDPLAGTNPEMNEAAVFEAVADKIPDNLLLTMDGVDYTYRQMDELANQMGHLLQAHGIEPRSHVGLYMKNSAEHMAAIVAAMKIRVAGINVNYRYTPAELVYLFNDSQCGAILVDAEFAETMAAAVPKLETTRTVFVVGGVPQVLADACAENGLTVVDVDAELPKQSAERGFEPARGDDHWIVYTGGTTGFPKGVQWHMSDYYYACLSGGNPYGDKRHSPQEVADNVSPDGGFKIVMSAPLMHGAGLFTLLTFVNLGGHLIMFRDFDAQVIVDATADYKAQLLMFVGDGMAVPITDALLEAKKTKDFSSLFMVASGGGIWSKTSRDRVVAEFPNMIIRDNFGASESGNDGEMSLNEEGEMLLPPGPRLGLIDESNKPIAPGSDEIGYIVRRGHVPVGYWNDPEKSAKTFPVVDGHRVSVLGDMGRIREDGTIVFLGRGSGCINTGGEKVFPEEVEQALKAHPAVHDALVAGAPDERYGQKVAAVVSFREGMSAEEEELTEFLRESLANYKVPKVIVDVPEIRRSPAGKADYKWAKDRISSN